In the Flavobacterium sp. 90 genome, TCAATAGTTTTTCCTGAGCCCATTACAAACTCATCGATACAGTTGTCTAAAACCTCTTTTAATAGAATATAAATACCATCATCTGGCGAAGATCCATCTCCCAATTTTCCGATATACATCCCGGGACGCATACGGATATGTTCTTTCCAATCGAGTGATCGAATATTATCTTCGGTATATTGATTTTGCTCTAGCATAAAGTAAATTGGATTTTTGGCTAATGTACCATTTATAGTCAAAAAATGAAAGCGTATTTCTTTTTTGTTACGAATTATAACAGCTTTGAATTCTATTTAAATTGATTTTAAAATAATACACGCTTAAAAATATAAAAAATCAGCTTTGAAAAAAAATAATACTATTTGATTCCCAGTACTTCTTTAGCCAATTCAATCATTTCGGGCGTTCCCGTGTTTTTATTCTTCTCGTCAGAAAGTTTTACAACGCCTTCCCAATGTCGGTTTTCAAGTTTAACTTCGGTCAGTTTTATAACCATATTCATCGATGGCAAACCTACATCATTGGTAAAATTGGTTCCAATACCAAACGACATTTTGATCTTATCTTTACAAAAATCTGTTATACTTTTTACTTTCTCGTAATTTAAAGAATCCGAGAAAACAATCACTTTTGATTTCGGATCAATTCCCATTTTGGTATAATGCGAAATTACTTTTTGTGCAAACTCAATTGGATCTCCGCTATCATGACGAACTCCATCAAAAAGTTTAGAATATTTTTTGTCAAATTGACTAAAGAAAATCTCAGTAGTATAAGTGTCCGTCAAAGCAATTCCTAAATCTCCGCCATAAACTTGTGTCCAGTGCTCAAGACTCATAAAATTAGCCATTTTAAAGCCATATTGTGCCGCATGAAACATAAACCATTCATGTGCATGAGTTCCTAAAGGCCTGATGTTATTAACCATCGCAAAATGTACATTGCTGGTTCCGATAAAACTTTCTGAACCAAATGTTCGAAGTGTATCATTTATCAAAACATGTACATCATAAGAATGGCGACGTCGCGTACCAAATTCTAAAATCGAAACTCCAAGTTTGTTATAATTATCAATTTTGTTTTTGGTAAGCTCTTTTACAGCTTCGTCGTTTAAGCGAATTAAATGATTTGATTTATAAAAAAGTTCCGAAATCAGAGCCATCAAAGGCACTTCCCATAAAATAGTACGATACCAATATCCTTCAACAGTAACTTTTATTTCTGATCCTTCCTGACTAATTTGAACTTCAGACGGATCATAAATATATCCGTGTAAAAAGTCAAAATAAGTAGGATCTAAATAAGGACAATGATGCGATAAATATAATTTTTCTTCTTTTGTCAATCGCAAATCTGCCATTGCATCTACTGCTTTTCGAAGTAAATCTGCAAATCCCGGTGGAAAAACATGTTTTCCTCTATTTATAAAACCATAACGAACTCTTGCCTTCGGGAAAAGTTTTATTACAGTATGCTGCATCGTAAATTTATAGAAATCATTATCTAAAATTGATTTCAGGAAAGTTGTTTCCATAATCTGGCACTATGTTAATTATCAAAAACATTAATCGCTAAGATACGCCAATTCGATATAAGAAGAAAATTCTTTAAACAAACATCGTAATTATGTTTGTTTTGGAGCTATTTTGAAAGCCATAAGACCTTCTCTAAAAAGATAAAGAGTAATAAAACGACCATACTTTCTATTATAGGTAACCTGAAATTCTAATATTCCGTCTTCCTCTTTTGGATTTTCAATCTGGACACGTTCTCCTTTTTTATCCAGGTAATAAAGATCGTCAATTCTTGAAAGATTTTTTATTTTAAAAGTAATTTTATCTCCGTCATTTGCTTTAATTATGCCTGAAAAAGGCATCACAACCTCGCAATTTTCTTTTACAAATGAGCCGTAAATAAGTGGTCCGTTTAAAAATGCTTCTTTATTTCCGGTGTTACTTGCATACATTGACGATTCTGGAAAATGTGTCATATAGAAATATTCGGGAATCATATCAAAATAAATGGGCGTAAATTTCTTTACTGCAACTTGACGCTTTTCATCAAGATATCCTTGTCCCCAAGTAGCATCAATTAAGATCCATTTTCCGTCGATTTGAACCGTATTCCAAGCATGATTTGATCCTAATCTTTTTCTTCCAATATCATTCAATAATCTTTTAGAATCTCCAGTTACGACCTGACATTTTAATCCCGATAATGTCGCCAAATGCTGGTACAACAAAGAAAATCCCTCACATACTGCTTTTTTAGATCTAAATGCTTTCTGAGTTGTACTTGAATGCGCTAATTGAATTTGTTTAGCATTCTCTGCTTCATTCTTAGAAGTAAAAGTTTTGGGTTCTGGCGGATTTAAATAAGTTTTTAAGTCATAATCCAAATTCAATGCAATCCAACTATAAATTGCTCTTGCTTTGTCATGTTCTGATGTAAAATCATTTTTTATTCTTTCTGCTAATTTTTCTGTACTTCCAAAACTTGGATATTTCAAAACTATACTATCAATGGCGCTATATTGTTGTGAATAAGATAGATTTATGAAAACAATATTTAATAAAAAGAATGCAAAGACGATTTTTCTTAGTGTCATTAGGAAGCTTAAATTGTAAGGGATAAAAATTAAGTAGTTTGTTTTTTATTGTGGAATTATTTTGAAAGATGCTATACTGTTTTGACCTAAAAAGAAAGTAATATAAGATCCCATTCTTTTATCATAAGTAACCTGAAATTCCAGTGATCCTCTTACTTCTCTTGGGTTTTCAATTTTAGTCGCTTTTCCTTTTTTTACATAAAAAAGTGTATCTGATTTTGAAATATTTTTAATTCTGAAAGTTATTTTATCTCCATCATTCGCTTCAATTATTCCGGAATCAGGTGATAAAATTTCATTATTTCCTTCGATAGTTGCATCAAAAATAAGAGGTCCGTTTAAGAAATCGTCTTTGTTTAATTTTTCATTCAGATAAACTCCCGAATCAGGAAAATGCTTTGCAAAAAAGTACTTTGGATCAGTATCAAAATAAACAGCATTAAAATAATTCACCATTGCCTTTTTGTTACTATCATAATATCCTTGTCCCCAGGTTACATCAACCAAAATCCATTTTCTATCAATCTGAACCATGTTCCATGCATGATTTGACTGTGAATTTTGACGGCCAATATCACTTAATAATCTTTTTGAATCACCACGAACAACCTCAGCTTTTAAACCAACTAAAGTTGCCAAACGTTGATATAAAAGCGTAAAACCTTCGCAAACTGCTTTTTGAGAATCAAATGCCTTTTGCCATGTTTTATCCTTTAATGCTTCTAGCTGCTTTTGTTTTTCAGCTTCATTTCTGTAACTAAACCGAATTGACTTTGGCGGATTTAAGTAAGCTTTATAATCGTATTTAATATTCAAAGCAATCCAGCTGTAAATAGCTCGTGCTTTATCATGTTCTGTTGTAAAATCTTCCCGAATTCTTTCGGCCAGACTTTCTGTAGAACTAAAATGTTTGGGATATTTGAGTATAACATTATCAATCGCATCGTATTTTTGAGAATACGACAAATGCGGAAAGATAAAACTCAGGAAAAGGAATGTAAAGGCAATCTTTTTTAGGGTCATATATTAGAAACTAGACTTAATAATGTCTTTTAATTCCTTATCTAACTCCGTATTTGAGATTTTATTTTCCTCCAGATTAAAATTAGCATTGAAAGTTGGTAGTGAATAAGTAGCTTTTATTTGTGCACCATATCTTGGCAAAGCATTATTAGCGATTTCTAAAACCGAAGCTCCGCCTCTTGGTCCGGGAGAAGTTGCTAATAATAAAGTAGCTTTTTGCTGAAAAACTTCTTTCGTTATTCTGGAACTCCAATCAAACAAGTTTTTGAAAGCTGCAGAGTAATTTCCGTTATTTTCTGCTAAGGAAATCACCAAAACATCAGCACTTTCAATTTTTTTTAGAAAAGCTTTTGCAAGTTCATGCTGACCGATTTCTTTTTCTAAATCAACACTAAATAATGGCATTGCAAAATCATTCAAATCCAAAACTTCTACTTCTGCATTTTCAAATAAACTCGCTGCATAAGTCGCAAAATGTTTGTTGATAGAATGCTGACTGTTACTTCCTCCAAAGGCTACTATTTTCATGGTTTCTCTTTTTGTAATGTTTCTTCTATGGGTTCTTTTTTGGGTTTGTCGATTTCATAAATTTCTTTTGCTATTTCTACAGAATATTCATTTGGATAGATTTTTCCTCCATAAGACTTAGCATAGACTTTCGTAAATTCTGCTCCAAAGTAAAGAATTATTGCCGAATAATAAACCCAAACCAGAATTATTATAACAGAACCTGCCGCACCATACACAGAAGCAACCGTAGAACTGCCTAAATAAAAACCAATGGCAAATTTACCAATCATAAAAAGAACAGCTGTAACTCCTGATCCTATAAAAGCATCTTTCCATCTTATTTTTCCATCAGGCAATGTTCTAAAAATAATGGCAAAAAGAGTTGTAATACTCGCCAGGACAATAACTATGTTAACCACATAAAATAAATATACTGTACTCTCTGGAAAATATACTTTTAAACGTGAACTCAGTAAATCTAAAGTTGTACTTATAAAAAGACTGACCAACATTAAAAATCCTACAGAAGCAATCATAGAGAATGACATTAAGCGATTTTGAATGAATTTCTTAATTCCTTTGTCGGGTTTTGCACGTAATCCCCAAATAAAATTTATAGAACTTTGTATTTCAGCAAAAACTCCAGACGCTCCAATTAACAACATAACGATTCCAAATACTGTTGCAAAAAGATTATCGCCAGATAACTGCACATTTTTTATAGCTTCCTGAATTTGACTTGCCGCGCCATTACCTACCAAACCATTAATTTGTCCATACAATTCTCCTGTTACAGCTTCTTCTCCAAAAAAGAAACCACAAATTGTGATTATAATAATTAATAATGGCGGTAATGCAAATATGGTATAATATGCCAATGCTGCACTTAGCTTAATTGCATTATCATCGTTAAATTCTAAAAAGGTGTTTTTTAGAAGAAACCAAGTTTTGGAGAATATATTTTTAATTTTCATGTACTGTATTTTTGATATTCTCCCAAATTTAAGGAATTCCCAAAAATTTTGAATTGTTGCTTTTTGCACAAAAATTACATTTTAACCATGTTCAAAATTTCATTTGTAATATAAGTGTGTTATATGTGTAGTCCCTACGGGACATTTTTTAACGTATTTATTTCTTTGTCTACCAATATTTAATCTCTACGAGATACTTCTTGCGATTTTCTATTTATATCAAAAAAACTTTCGAAATTAATTCTGAATAAAATAAGTTCCTAAGGAATATCTCGTACAGATTAAATATTGGTAAAAAATATTACTGCCTGTATTTTTTTGTCCCGTAGGGACTACACTAATTTTAATCTTTTAAAACTAATTTATTTATAATGACAAAAAATCCCTTTATCATAAATTGTCCATAAACTTGCTTTTTGATTAGCCGCTTTTAGTGCGCAGTTTGCCCATGTATTACAAGTATAAAATAAGCTATAACTTCCTTTTGCTTCATAAAAAGCATCTTTCTTTCCATAGCTATAACCTTGAATCCATTCCGGGTTTGTTGGATTATTGAAACTTTCTGAAATATAAGCCACTAGTTTTTGATAGTTTTCTTTTGAAATCAGAATACGTTTACAATTTTCACCTTCTTTAAGTTGTTTAAAAAAAGTTGTGTGCATTGCCGATGAACTCACTCCGAAAATAGCTTTTAAAGCCGTACTTGCTTTTAAATCTGACCATTCTGGTGTATGCAAATAAAATCCTTTATCACCCCAACCAAAAGCTACAAATTGCATTAAACTATCTTTTGATTGCGTTTGGCTGAATTGAATCTCTTTTCGCCAATCTTTAATTTCTGTAGTAATCGGAACTACAATATCTGTGTGAACTCCGTTGGAAAGTATGTAAATAGGAATCGCATCTTTTTCGTCAACTTGTGCAATATCTGAATTGACGGTGATTTTAGAAATTAAATAAACAGAGATTACATAAAGAACAAGAAAAGTAATGATTCCGAGGATTGTCCAGCCTAGAAATTTGAAGGTCTTTTTTAGCATTTTGGTTGGTTGTTTTTAGGTTTATAAAATGGTGTTTTTTGTTGTAACCAATTTTTGAGCCAAAAAAATGATGGGACGCGGATTATACGGATTCGCCTACGCGAAAACACGGATTTAAACGGATTTTTTTTATTGTTTATTTTTTTTTGGATGTTTGTTTTCATTTTTGTTATTTCGAGCGAAGGGAGAAATCACACTAGGAGCTCCATTTAGAAACTCGCCAATCTTTGTCGAGTTACTTGCGGAGATTTCTCTCCCGAAGCTTCGGGATCGAAATGACAAACTAGACGAAAATTTTGTTATTAAAATAATAGCCCTAGCCCCGATAGAAGTGGAAATCCTTTTGTGGCAGGGTTCGACACAAAAGATTGAAACGGATAGCGGGATTAGCTCCTAAAAAAGATTTGCTTTTATCATAGAAATCGAAATGACAAACTATACGCAAAGAATAATTACATTTATTTTTTTTAGCATAAAAAAAACTGCTGAATCTCTCCAGCAGTTTTAGTCTATTTTCTTTACTCTTTATTCTTTCTTCTACTATCTAAAAAAGAAAAAATTAAACGTTAAAACGGAAATGCATTACATCACCATCTTTTACTACGTATTCTTTTCCTTCTACTTTGAATTTTCCTGCTTCTTTTGCTTTTGCTTCTGAACCGTATTGAACGTAATCTTCGTATGAAATTACCTCAGCACGAATGAATCCTTTTTCAAAATCAGTGTGGATAACTCCTGCTGCTTGTGGCGCAGTTGCTCCAATATTGATTGTCCAGGCACGAACTTCTTTTACACCTGCTGTAAAGTAAGTTTGTTGTTTTAATAACTTGTAAGCTGCACGAATTAAAACTGATGCTCCCGGCTCTGTTAATCCCATATCTTCAAGGAAAACCTGACGCTCTTCGTAGCTTTCTAATTCTGTAATATCAGCTTCTGCTCCTACTGAAAGAATGATTACTTCAGCATCTTCATCTTTTACTAATTCACGAACCTGATCTACATATTTATTTCCGTTTACTGCTGAATTTTCATCAACATTACAAACGTATAATACTGGTTTTGCAGTAATTAATTGGAAAGATTCCATTAAAACTTCTTCGTCATTACCTTGAGGAGTAATTGTACGAGCAGATTTTGCTTGTAATAACGCTTCTCTGATTCTGTCTAAAAGTGCTTTTTCAGTTTGTGCTTCTTTATTTCCTGTTTTAGCAGCACGATTTACTTTTTCTAAACGTTTTTCAACAGTTTCTAAATCTTTTAACTGCAACTCGATATCGATCGTTTCTTTGTCACGAATTGGGTTTACATTTCCGTCAACGTGAACGATATTGTCATTATCAAAACAACGTAAAACGTGAATAATAGCATTACACTCTCTAATGTTTCCTAAAAATTGGTTTCCAAGACCTTCACCTTTACTTGCACCTTTTACCAAACCAGCGATATCAACAATATCAACTGTTGCCATTTGTACGCGTTCTGGTTTTACCAATTCTTCTAATTTATTGATTCTTGGATCCGGAACGTTTACAACACCAATATTAGGTTCGATTGTACAAAACGGAAAGTTCGCACTTTGCGCTTTTGCATTAGATAAACAATTAAATAATGTTGATTTTCCAACATTTGGTAATCCTACAATTCCTGCTTTCATCTGTTGTTTCTATTTATTTTTTATTAGATCCTGATTCCCTCAGGTCTTATCATTAATGCTTCTACCTTAATATATAGGTGGTTACTTTACTGATATATAATTTATATCTGATTTTTTGTTTCTGCCAAAATGATATTTTTTGGCTTTAAAATTTTGCAAATATAAGATTTAATAGCTCGTAAGTGAAGTAAAAATGACGATTAATATAATTTAAAGCATGGTTGATAAAATAATTAAACTTTTTACTAAAATTTTGTTAAAAAATACTACATTTAACAACAATCAAAATGAAAAAATAAACCAAACTCACACAACCATGAGAAAAATTGCATTATTACTATTTCTATTAAACACAGCGTTTCTTTTTGCACAAAAAGAAGTTTCGGGAGTTGTAAAAGACAAATCAGGCGCACCTTTACCTGGCGTTAACATTCTTGAAAAAGGAACCACAAACGGCGTATCTACTGATTTTGAAGGTAGTTACAAAATAAAAGTTAAAGATGGCGCTACTTTAATTTTTAGTTATATTGGATATACTACTATTGAAAAACAAGCTACAAGTGGCGATGTTAGCATTGTATTAGATCAAAACGGCGGTCAGATTTTAAGTGACGTAGTAGTCGTTGGATCCAGAAATGCTAAAAGGACAGTTGTAAATTCGGCAGTTCCTATCGATGTTATCAATGTAAAAGATGTAACAACACAAAGCGGAAAAATTGAAATCAATCAATTACTGCAATATGTTGCTCCTTCTTTTAATGCTAACAAACAGTCCGGTTCTGATGGTGCTGACCACGTTGACCCTGCTTCTTTAAGAGGTATGGGACCTGACCAGACGTTGGTTTTGATTAACGGAAAAAGAAGACATCAATCATCTCTTATCAACTTATTTGGTACTCGCGGACGTGGAAATACAGGAACGGATTTGAACGCTATTCCGGTTGCGTCTATCAAAAGAATTGAAATTCTAAGAGACGGCGCCGCTGCACAATACGGTTCTGATGCCATTGCAGGTGTTATTAATATTGTAACTGCAGATAATGTAAATGAGTTAACAGGATCTGTAACTTATGGTGCTTTTAACACAGATGCAAAAGGAGACTTTTTACCGGGAACGCCAAATACTAAAGATTATAGATTGGACACAAAAGGAAATGGAAACTCTTACGGGAAAAACAAATCTCTTGATGGACAATCTGTAAAAGTGGCTGCCAATTATGGAGTTGCTCTTGGAACAAAAGGCGGTTATGCTAACTTTACAGGAGAATTTATCAATAAGGAAAAAACTTTGAGACCTGGCTATGATTTTAGAAAAGGCTTTGGTGATGCTCAAATTAACGGATTGAATTTCTTTGGAAATCTTGCCATTCCAATTGCTGATAAAACAGAATTTTATGCTTTTGGAGGAAGCAGCGTTAGAAATACTGATGCTTATGCGTTTACCAGAAATGACGGAGAAAGAGTTGTAGAGTCTGTTTATCCTGGTGGATATACGCCAAGAATTACCTCAAAAATTAATGACAATTCAATTGCAGCAGGAATTAGAACAGAAACTTCCGGCGGATGGAAAATGGATTTAAGCAATACTTTCGGAAAAAATAAATTTCATTATGATATTAAGGGAACAATAAATGCTTCTCTTTTGGACAAATCTCCTCTTGAATTTGACGCAGGTGGACATAGTTTACTTCAAAACACTACTAATTTTGATATTTCTAAAAACTATCCTGATGTTTTAAAAGGCTTTAATATTGCTTTTGGAACAGAATTCAGAGTAGAAAAATTCGAAATTTTTGCTGGTGAAGAAGGTTCATATACGACTTATGACACTAACGGAAAACCAATCACGGATCCAACGACTCAAAGTCCGCCAACAATTCCAAATCCTGATTATGACCCTACTGATCCTACATCTTCACCAACTATTGCGAGACCTGGAAGTTCTCAGGGATTCCCTGGATATAGCCCCGCAAATGTGGTAAATGAAAGCCGCACCAACTTCTCTTTATATACTGATGCTGAGTTAGATGTAACTGAAGCTTTAATGGTAAGTGGAGCTGTTCGTTTTGAAAATTATAGTGATTTCGGAAGTACTCTAAACGGAAAATTAGCTTCAAGACTTAAAATCACAGATCATATTAATGCGAGAGGTTCTATTAGTACAGGATTTCGTGCTCCATCATTAGCTCAGGTTTATTATAATTTACGTTTTACAAACTTCAATGCCGGCGGTGCAACCGAAGTACTTTTGGCACCAAACGATAGTCCGGTTACGAGAGCTTTCGGAATTCAAAAATTAAACGAAGAGAAAGCTGTAAATGCTTCTTTGGGTTTCACCGCAACTTTTGGAGATTTCACAGCTACGGTCGATGGATATTATATTAAAGTAAAAGATCGTATCGTTCTTACCGGATATTTTGATGCAAAACCATTGAATTTAGGAGTTGACAAAGCTCAGTTTTTTGCAAATGGTGTAGACACAAGTACTCACGGTTTGGACTTAGTTTTCTCTTGGAAAAAATCATTTGATTTTGGACAATTTGGAGCAACTTTTGTTGGAAACATTAACGACATGAAAATTGACAATGTAAAAAATGGCACTTTACCAGCAGATATTTTCTTCGGAAGACGTGAAAAAGCATTTTTATTAGCTTCAGCTCCAGATAGTAAATTTGGTTTAAACCTAAATTATTCTATACATAAATTTGATGCAGGTCTAGCCTTTACACGTTTTAGCAAAGTAGTTTTGGTGGATTATAATGACGAAGACGATGTTTACAATCCAAGATTGGTAACTGATATAACTTTAGGTTACAAACTAAGCAAAAGCCTAAAATTAAGTATTGGAAGCAATAACTTATTCAACGTTTATCCTACTAAACAAGATGAACAAGGTAATACAGAAGCTGGTGGATATTGGGACGCCGTACAAATGGGTTTCAGCGGAGCGTACTACTATGCAAGACTTGGATTTAATTTCTAATACAAATAAGAGTTAAAATGTGCTGCTAAGCACTAAATATTGGTAGTTTTTGTAGATTCGAAATACGTTAGCGTGCCGTAGGTACGCAACAAAACGATAACTATTGCGTACCTACGGCACGCTAAATCGATAACGATTACTGTTTTCTACCAATATTTAGTGCCTAAAGGCAAAATTGTAGATTAAATATTGATTGATATTTCTAACATAATTATGTTCTCCTGAGCAAGGCTTCGACTTCGCTCTGCCAGACAAAAAAAATCCTGAGCCAAAAACTCAGGATTTTTTATATAAAAACGTTTCACATTTCATATTTCACAATCAACAATTAACAATTAACAATCAACAATTAATAATTATCAAACTACATTTTAAATTCCAGCGAACTTACAATTGCTCTTTCTTCATCTGTCGCTGTAAATCCAGAAATATCCCAGTAATTGGTTAGAATTTTATTCTTTTTATTAAAAAGTGATTTCTCTTTAAAGACATCACTTTCGCTATACGTAAAATTGTTTCTATTGAAATTTGTCGTTACAAAATTATTCCTAACCTGAATATTTTTGACTTTATTGTCTTTTAATATCAAATCATACGCTATTTCTTCATTAGAACTCAGTAAATAATAATCTAAACCATCTGTTCTGTAATTCACTTTTACAAAAGATCTCGTGATGTGTTTAGAACCTACGCTTGGTTTTTCTTCCGTTTCAGGAATATTTCCAGGAGCAATAGTAATTGTAAATTCAATAATTAGTTTTTTCTCCGGATCGTAAGTAATTTCAAAACTGTCAATAGCTTTTTTTGATTTATTCAAAGGTGTA is a window encoding:
- a CDS encoding NAD(P)H-dependent oxidoreductase, which encodes MKIVAFGGSNSQHSINKHFATYAASLFENAEVEVLDLNDFAMPLFSVDLEKEIGQHELAKAFLKKIESADVLVISLAENNGNYSAAFKNLFDWSSRITKEVFQQKATLLLATSPGPRGGASVLEIANNALPRYGAQIKATYSLPTFNANFNLEENKISNTELDKELKDIIKSSF
- the ychF gene encoding redox-regulated ATPase YchF; translated protein: MKAGIVGLPNVGKSTLFNCLSNAKAQSANFPFCTIEPNIGVVNVPDPRINKLEELVKPERVQMATVDIVDIAGLVKGASKGEGLGNQFLGNIRECNAIIHVLRCFDNDNIVHVDGNVNPIRDKETIDIELQLKDLETVEKRLEKVNRAAKTGNKEAQTEKALLDRIREALLQAKSARTITPQGNDEEVLMESFQLITAKPVLYVCNVDENSAVNGNKYVDQVRELVKDEDAEVIILSVGAEADITELESYEERQVFLEDMGLTEPGASVLIRAAYKLLKQQTYFTAGVKEVRAWTINIGATAPQAAGVIHTDFEKGFIRAEVISYEDYVQYGSEAKAKEAGKFKVEGKEYVVKDGDVMHFRFNV
- a CDS encoding TIGR02117 family protein is translated as MLKKTFKFLGWTILGIITFLVLYVISVYLISKITVNSDIAQVDEKDAIPIYILSNGVHTDIVVPITTEIKDWRKEIQFSQTQSKDSLMQFVAFGWGDKGFYLHTPEWSDLKASTALKAIFGVSSSAMHTTFFKQLKEGENCKRILISKENYQKLVAYISESFNNPTNPEWIQGYSYGKKDAFYEAKGSYSLFYTCNTWANCALKAANQKASLWTIYDKGIFCHYK
- a CDS encoding TonB-dependent receptor; translation: MRKIALLLFLLNTAFLFAQKEVSGVVKDKSGAPLPGVNILEKGTTNGVSTDFEGSYKIKVKDGATLIFSYIGYTTIEKQATSGDVSIVLDQNGGQILSDVVVVGSRNAKRTVVNSAVPIDVINVKDVTTQSGKIEINQLLQYVAPSFNANKQSGSDGADHVDPASLRGMGPDQTLVLINGKRRHQSSLINLFGTRGRGNTGTDLNAIPVASIKRIEILRDGAAAQYGSDAIAGVINIVTADNVNELTGSVTYGAFNTDAKGDFLPGTPNTKDYRLDTKGNGNSYGKNKSLDGQSVKVAANYGVALGTKGGYANFTGEFINKEKTLRPGYDFRKGFGDAQINGLNFFGNLAIPIADKTEFYAFGGSSVRNTDAYAFTRNDGERVVESVYPGGYTPRITSKINDNSIAAGIRTETSGGWKMDLSNTFGKNKFHYDIKGTINASLLDKSPLEFDAGGHSLLQNTTNFDISKNYPDVLKGFNIAFGTEFRVEKFEIFAGEEGSYTTYDTNGKPITDPTTQSPPTIPNPDYDPTDPTSSPTIARPGSSQGFPGYSPANVVNESRTNFSLYTDAELDVTEALMVSGAVRFENYSDFGSTLNGKLASRLKITDHINARGSISTGFRAPSLAQVYYNLRFTNFNAGGATEVLLAPNDSPVTRAFGIQKLNEEKAVNASLGFTATFGDFTATVDGYYIKVKDRIVLTGYFDAKPLNLGVDKAQFFANGVDTSTHGLDLVFSWKKSFDFGQFGATFVGNINDMKIDNVKNGTLPADIFFGRREKAFLLASAPDSKFGLNLNYSIHKFDAGLAFTRFSKVVLVDYNDEDDVYNPRLVTDITLGYKLSKSLKLSIGSNNLFNVYPTKQDEQGNTEAGGYWDAVQMGFSGAYYYARLGFNF
- a CDS encoding transglutaminase domain-containing protein, coding for MTLRKIVFAFFLLNIVFINLSYSQQYSAIDSIVLKYPSFGSTEKLAERIKNDFTSEHDKARAIYSWIALNLDYDLKTYLNPPEPKTFTSKNEAENAKQIQLAHSSTTQKAFRSKKAVCEGFSLLYQHLATLSGLKCQVVTGDSKRLLNDIGRKRLGSNHAWNTVQIDGKWILIDATWGQGYLDEKRQVAVKKFTPIYFDMIPEYFYMTHFPESSMYASNTGNKEAFLNGPLIYGSFVKENCEVVMPFSGIIKANDGDKITFKIKNLSRIDDLYYLDKKGERVQIENPKEEDGILEFQVTYNRKYGRFITLYLFREGLMAFKIAPKQT
- the pncB gene encoding nicotinate phosphoribosyltransferase; translated protein: METTFLKSILDNDFYKFTMQHTVIKLFPKARVRYGFINRGKHVFPPGFADLLRKAVDAMADLRLTKEEKLYLSHHCPYLDPTYFDFLHGYIYDPSEVQISQEGSEIKVTVEGYWYRTILWEVPLMALISELFYKSNHLIRLNDEAVKELTKNKIDNYNKLGVSILEFGTRRRHSYDVHVLINDTLRTFGSESFIGTSNVHFAMVNNIRPLGTHAHEWFMFHAAQYGFKMANFMSLEHWTQVYGGDLGIALTDTYTTEIFFSQFDKKYSKLFDGVRHDSGDPIEFAQKVISHYTKMGIDPKSKVIVFSDSLNYEKVKSITDFCKDKIKMSFGIGTNFTNDVGLPSMNMVIKLTEVKLENRHWEGVVKLSDEKNKNTGTPEMIELAKEVLGIK
- a CDS encoding transglutaminase domain-containing protein; this encodes MTLKKIAFTFLFLSFIFPHLSYSQKYDAIDNVILKYPKHFSSTESLAERIREDFTTEHDKARAIYSWIALNIKYDYKAYLNPPKSIRFSYRNEAEKQKQLEALKDKTWQKAFDSQKAVCEGFTLLYQRLATLVGLKAEVVRGDSKRLLSDIGRQNSQSNHAWNMVQIDRKWILVDVTWGQGYYDSNKKAMVNYFNAVYFDTDPKYFFAKHFPDSGVYLNEKLNKDDFLNGPLIFDATIEGNNEILSPDSGIIEANDGDKITFRIKNISKSDTLFYVKKGKATKIENPREVRGSLEFQVTYDKRMGSYITFFLGQNSIASFKIIPQ
- a CDS encoding YihY/virulence factor BrkB family protein, which codes for MKIKNIFSKTWFLLKNTFLEFNDDNAIKLSAALAYYTIFALPPLLIIIITICGFFFGEEAVTGELYGQINGLVGNGAASQIQEAIKNVQLSGDNLFATVFGIVMLLIGASGVFAEIQSSINFIWGLRAKPDKGIKKFIQNRLMSFSMIASVGFLMLVSLFISTTLDLLSSRLKVYFPESTVYLFYVVNIVIVLASITTLFAIIFRTLPDGKIRWKDAFIGSGVTAVLFMIGKFAIGFYLGSSTVASVYGAAGSVIIILVWVYYSAIILYFGAEFTKVYAKSYGGKIYPNEYSVEIAKEIYEIDKPKKEPIEETLQKEKP